A portion of the Doryrhamphus excisus isolate RoL2022-K1 chromosome 20, RoL_Dexc_1.0, whole genome shotgun sequence genome contains these proteins:
- the LOC131107892 gene encoding uncharacterized protein LOC131107892 isoform X1: MYGCIWIYFPPFSFTSYLLPNAVTMWECIKEREALRSKMDVQVAVLEYLYGKRTNEASTSQLWAEVIHLRAKLKTSDERKQHCADNLCASWKIMKDLKLQLQQNHSKETAKAEGARRTIRELHWKLREVIVPVHKMKVQLLNQATAILSTEREGEMSASELEEKLQVLQTCMDLFDKLQEVQKRNTIGPCNINCEQDTIQNLLAQTAEANSHTESTNSELEQEHDVTDGTNQKRTCHHFPDFTPNSSPDIQHSTEVDEQEEKVQKADATDDCMQEDELTDSQKTSEAILEEDSITDAAFLEQEQIRGRPTERTNQRSNRFLNIFCCVCWKTHSDKSKDRLVELTDFKKIYD; the protein is encoded by the exons atgtatggatgtatttggatatatttcccccctttttcctTCACCTCTTATTTGCTCCCGAATGCTGTTacgatgtgggaatgcataaag GAAAGAGAGGCCCTAAGAAGCAAGATGGATGTCCAGGTTGCTGTCCTGGAATACCTTTATGGAAAGAGAACAAATGAGGCGAGCACATCGCAGCTATGGGCCGAGGTCATCCATCTGAGAGCAAAGCTAAAGACGTCAGACGAAAGGAAGCAACATTGTGCCGATAATTTGTGTGCCAGCTGGAAAATAATGAAAGACCTTAAACTCCAGCTTCAACAGAATCACTCAAAAGAGACCGCCAAGGCAGAAGGTGCAAGGAGGACCATTCGGGAGCTTCACTGGAAGCTGAGGGAGGTGATAGTGCCTGTGCACAAGATGAAGGTACAGCTCCTGAACCAGGCTACTGCCATTCTTTCCACTGAGAGAGAGGGTGAGATGTCTGCATCAGAGTTGGAAGAGAAGCTCCAGGTTCTACAAACATGCATGGATCTCTTTGACAAGCTGCAGGAGGTACAGAAACGCAACACGATTGGCCCTTGCAACATAAACTGTGAACAAGACACCATACAAAACCTGTTAGCACAAACTGCAGAGGCTAACAGTCACACAGAGTCAACAAATTCAGAACTTGAGCAAGAACATGACGTAACTGATGGAACCAACCAGAAGAGGACGTGCCACCATTTTCCTGATTTTACTCCAAATTCAAGTCCAGACATTCAACATTCAACTGAAGTCGATGAACAGGAAGAAAAGGTGCAAAAGGCAGACGCTACAGATGATTGCATGCAAGAGGATGAACTAACTGACTCACAGAAGACCTCAGAAGCCATTTTGGAGGAGGACAGCATTACTGATGCAGCGTTTTTAGAGCAAGAACAAATAAGAGGAAGACCAACAGAAAGAACCAATCAGAGGAGCAACCGGTTTCTGAATATATTTTGTTGTGTCTGTTGGAAGACACACTCGGACAAAAGTAAAGATCGTTTAGTTGAGTTGACtgatttcaaaaaaatatatgattga
- the LOC131107892 gene encoding uncharacterized protein LOC131107892 isoform X2 translates to MWECIKPQEREALRSKMDVQVAVLEYLYGKRTNEASTSQLWAEVIHLRAKLKTSDERKQHCADNLCASWKIMKDLKLQLQQNHSKETAKAEGARRTIRELHWKLREVIVPVHKMKVQLLNQATAILSTEREGEMSASELEEKLQVLQTCMDLFDKLQEVQKRNTIGPCNINCEQDTIQNLLAQTAEANSHTESTNSELEQEHDVTDGTNQKRTCHHFPDFTPNSSPDIQHSTEVDEQEEKVQKADATDDCMQEDELTDSQKTSEAILEEDSITDAAFLEQEQIRGRPTERTNQRSNRFLNIFCCVCWKTHSDKSKDRLVELTDFKKIYD, encoded by the exons atgtgggaatgcataaag CCACAGGAAAGAGAGGCCCTAAGAAGCAAGATGGATGTCCAGGTTGCTGTCCTGGAATACCTTTATGGAAAGAGAACAAATGAGGCGAGCACATCGCAGCTATGGGCCGAGGTCATCCATCTGAGAGCAAAGCTAAAGACGTCAGACGAAAGGAAGCAACATTGTGCCGATAATTTGTGTGCCAGCTGGAAAATAATGAAAGACCTTAAACTCCAGCTTCAACAGAATCACTCAAAAGAGACCGCCAAGGCAGAAGGTGCAAGGAGGACCATTCGGGAGCTTCACTGGAAGCTGAGGGAGGTGATAGTGCCTGTGCACAAGATGAAGGTACAGCTCCTGAACCAGGCTACTGCCATTCTTTCCACTGAGAGAGAGGGTGAGATGTCTGCATCAGAGTTGGAAGAGAAGCTCCAGGTTCTACAAACATGCATGGATCTCTTTGACAAGCTGCAGGAGGTACAGAAACGCAACACGATTGGCCCTTGCAACATAAACTGTGAACAAGACACCATACAAAACCTGTTAGCACAAACTGCAGAGGCTAACAGTCACACAGAGTCAACAAATTCAGAACTTGAGCAAGAACATGACGTAACTGATGGAACCAACCAGAAGAGGACGTGCCACCATTTTCCTGATTTTACTCCAAATTCAAGTCCAGACATTCAACATTCAACTGAAGTCGATGAACAGGAAGAAAAGGTGCAAAAGGCAGACGCTACAGATGATTGCATGCAAGAGGATGAACTAACTGACTCACAGAAGACCTCAGAAGCCATTTTGGAGGAGGACAGCATTACTGATGCAGCGTTTTTAGAGCAAGAACAAATAAGAGGAAGACCAACAGAAAGAACCAATCAGAGGAGCAACCGGTTTCTGAATATATTTTGTTGTGTCTGTTGGAAGACACACTCGGACAAAAGTAAAGATCGTTTAGTTGAGTTGACtgatttcaaaaaaatatatgattga